In a single window of the Erinaceus europaeus chromosome 21, mEriEur2.1, whole genome shotgun sequence genome:
- the ARPP21 gene encoding cAMP-regulated phosphoprotein 21 isoform X9: MSEQGDLNRVIVEESGTEQETATPENGIIKAESLDEEEKLELQRRLAAQNQERRKSKSGAGKGKLTRSLAVCEESSARPGGENLQDQESIHLQLSSFPSLQEDDKSRKDDSEREKEKDKNKDKTSEKPKIRMLSKDCSQEYTDSTGIDLHEFLINTLKNNSRDRMILLKMEQEIIDFIGDNNNHYKKFPQMSSYQRMLVHRVAAYFGLDHNVDQTGKSVIINKTSSTRIPEQRFCEHLKDEKGEESQKRFILKRDNSSIDKEDNQLCPSVVHKLSWIINTDR, translated from the exons ATGTCGGAGCAAGGAGATCTAAATCGGGTGATAGTGGAAGAAAGTGGGACTGAGCAGGAAACAGCCACTCCAGAGAATGGCATCATTAAAGCTGAAAGCCTGGATGAAGAGGAGAAGCTGGAATTGCAG AGGCGGCTGGCAGCTCAGAaccaagaaagaaggaaatccaAG TCAGGAGCAGGGAAAGGAAAACTGACTCGCAGTCTTGCTGTCTGTGAAGAATCCTCAGCCAGACCAGGAGGCGAAAATCTACAGGATCAG GAATCAATCCATTTACAGCTTTCCAGTTTCCCCAGCCTTCAAGAGGATGATAAATCTAGGAAAGATGactctgaaagagaaaaagaaaaggataaaaacaaagataaaacctCAGAAAAACCCAAGATCAGAATGTTATCGAAAG ATTGCAGCCAAGAATATACAGATTCTACCGGCATAGATTTACATGAGTTTCTGATTAACACACTAAAGAATAATTCCAG GGACAGGATGATACTCTTGAAAATGGAACAGGAAATCATCGATTTCATTGGTGACAACAA TAATCATTATAAGAAATTCCCTCAGATGTCATCCTACCAGAGGATGCTTGTCCACCGTGTAGCTGCCTATTTTGGGTTGGATCATAATGTGGATCAAACAGGGAAATCTGTCATCATCAACAAGACCAGCAGCACAAGAAT ACCAGAGCAAAGGTTTTGTGAAcatttaaaagatgaaaaaggTGAAGAATCCCAGAAGCGGTTTATCTTGAAGCGAGATAACTCTAGTATTGATAAAGAAGACAATCAG CTTTGCCCTTCAGTTGTGCACAAATTGAGCTGGATTATCAATACGGACCGATGA
- the ARPP21 gene encoding cAMP-regulated phosphoprotein 21 isoform X10, translated as MSEQGDLNRVIVEESGTEQETATPENGIIKAESLDEEEKLELQRRLAAQNQERRKSKSGAGKGKLTRSLAVCEESSARPGGENLQDQTL; from the exons ATGTCGGAGCAAGGAGATCTAAATCGGGTGATAGTGGAAGAAAGTGGGACTGAGCAGGAAACAGCCACTCCAGAGAATGGCATCATTAAAGCTGAAAGCCTGGATGAAGAGGAGAAGCTGGAATTGCAG AGGCGGCTGGCAGCTCAGAaccaagaaagaaggaaatccaAG TCAGGAGCAGGGAAAGGAAAACTGACTCGCAGTCTTGCTGTCTGTGAAGAATCCTCAGCCAGACCAGGAGGCGAAAATCTACAGGATCAG accCTCTGA